Proteins encoded together in one Drosophila albomicans strain 15112-1751.03 chromosome 2R, ASM965048v2, whole genome shotgun sequence window:
- the LOC117573745 gene encoding fatty acid synthase, whose amino-acid sequence MANNMVLKKDKKYSRSRPDTDGDDIVISGMAGKFPNSKNISEYEYNLYNKVDMVDDDERRWRHFNPEIPKRSGKINGLEKFDATFFGVHFKQAHTMDPQTRILIETAYEAVIDAGINPKSLRGTKTGVYIGSCISESEKTWFYEKVSSGGFGITGCSRAMMANRISYCLGLEGPSFLLDTACSSSMYALDNAFSAIRNGEIDAAIIGGSNLLLHPFVTLQFARLGVLAPDGFCRPFDKDASGYTRSETINCLFLQRKRDAKRVYASVIYSKTNCDGYKPEGITYPSGKVQEKLLEEFYKEIDLTPNDLGYLEAHSTGTVVGDPEECKAIDSVLCSQRAEPLLVGSVKSNVGHSEAASGICSLVKACFAFETGLIAPNINFTEVKPSITALAEGRLIVVKDSTPLPKPYIGINSFGFGGANAHAILKAFPKPKTNFGLPEDDLPRILTWAGRTEDAINEIFNAIETKPLDAEFIGLLQNIQEEDVSGLVFRGYGVFTKNGVEPTKAVARDVQHYTGLKRPIVWVYSGMGSQWNEMGLSLMTIPRFRESVEVCHKTLLPMGLDLINIITSDDPAIYQNILNSFVGIAACQIGLTDVLRSLDLEPEYIIGHSVGELGCAYADGGLTAEQMILAAYYRGKVSVDAEKIKGSMAAVGIGYKTIKQMLPPTIAVACHNGADSCTISGPIDDVAQFVAELKAKDIFAKEVPCSNIAYHSHYIAQMGPPLLAYMKETIPNPKPRTSRWLSTSVPKSEWEQPERKICSAEYHTNNLLNSVLFEETFALLPKNALTIEIAPHGLLGAILKRSMPGGVHIPLTHRGNKNNALFFMTALGKLYQNGVMVPVSKLYPKVDFPVSRSTPSISSLIRWDHSEDWFVTKYENMKTKSSGERVFPINLASDNEEFMSGHVIDGKILVPATCYLQYVWETFSLMYHGPSYMDVPVEFEEVQFLRATNMSVNGEVELNVMIHYGTGHFEITEGGSLVVTGKIREIESPTIPEVYHFKQESDFPMVSRKDFYKELKLRGYHYNGAFRAVKSARSDGLYGQVEWNYNWVTFMDAMLQIQILGTDSRSLLLPTKIRKLRINGVHHFDLMTKMDPENRVFDVYVDHKYDRIVAGGIELTGLHASPVQRRRPPGIPVLEKYEFIPYLPAPELSPSNAARLCVQLALENIAVMKVKLVEVDTDGRDTVLGKFTEAIEDLPVITGEYMYLTDRKIEEIPAIHIENGKLSTLSNYHFVVAGGICGELNEDVIQNAQKVLVDNGYLLIRERPTTNLANLKLPEQFRLITVIPLDNNEEVYLLLQKISKKLQIQPTVVKVSDNDSSFEWLNQVQSAISIKSPVVAYAFKEKLNGLVGLVNCLRKEPDGNLVTCFYIDDPRAPEFDLSDSFYASQYSLGLAFNIYRNGTWGSLRHLQLPAVDELKPRVDHIYGNVMQRGDLSSLRWFEGPLEPEDCMIKIAYSSLNFRDVMLATGRLAVELYGSNRIDQSCVLGFEYSGINTRTGRRIMSMVVKGGVASYVEKPSKLIWDIPDHWSLQEAATVPVVYITVYYAFFMATDIRKGKSILIHAGTGGIGLAAIRVALAYNLEVFTTCSTPQKKQFLLDTFPQLKESNIGNSRDTSFERMIQRETDGKGVDFVLNSLSEDKLLASVRCLGQSGHFLEIGKFDMANDSKLGLGAFLKELTFHAVLADSLLVASDEDIWHLKNLIDLDIASGIIQPLPVTVFPAHEIEQAFRHLIGGKHIGKVIIKVRETPEAPETLPVRVLSQVYFKPHMSYVIPGGLGGFGMELADWMALRGARKLVLSSSRGISKDYQSYRIALWKTYGCDVVVNTSDISTLEGCRHLLQDAAKLGPVGGIFNLAVALRDGIFANQTAEQFVESFSPKAVATNHLDVLSRQLCPHLEHFVVFSSVSCGRGNAGQTNYGMANSAMERIIEGRYRDGLPAKAIQWGAVGEVGLVADMAEDKIDMEIGGTLQQRISSCLQELDTLLTAKAAIVASMVVAEKRSGRSGNESIIDTVMNIMGIRDLKSVSLGTTLSEMGMDSLMAVEIKQTLERDFELVLTPQDLRALTFQKLQEYVEAREKDNTDAVKMIFASEGKLLGMDLLLRNLGDESHCDQIMFALKTNAAPSKQSVPPNIIIPGMEGTAGQAWYNIGSSLQSRANVLQLHQFAGLETVSEIGQQALEHVKAQLKPSDPFYLIGYSYGSFVALQLAALLENLGFRGHVMLIDGAPHFLKRLTNLHLGENFSDNDLYDLLFSSIVNQIFPEETKESAAVIFHKLDTLQEKMDLFMEYVDKQSAYSKDYSRTMVEAMFRRVKMAANFDLDSVKDLKSPITLVRPAEVSLQDIEEDYCVSQLTSGKVTLKVIEGNHTTMLDNPVLPQLINDFDPGLLDDKNFEEYIRDSKAVAVV is encoded by the exons ATGGCAAACAATATGGTCTTAAAGAAGGATAAGAAATACTCCAGATCCCGCCCCGATACGGATGGCGATGATATTGTCATTTCCGGAATGGCTGGCAAGTTTCCAAACTCGAAAAATATTTCCGAATACGAGTACAATCTCTACAACAAG GTGGATATGGTGGATGATGATGAGCGTCGCTGGCGCCACTTTAACCCAGAGATTCCCAAGCGTTCAGGTAAAATCAATGGATTGGAGAAGTTCGATGCCACCTTCTTTGGTGTGCACTTCAAGCAGGCGCATACAATGGATCCTCAGACCAGAATATTGATAGAGACTGCCTATGAGGCGGTCATCGATGCTGGTATCAATCCCAAGAGTCTGCGTGGCACCAAGACGGGCGTCTATATTGGATCCTGCATCTCAGAGTCGGAGAAGACCTGGTTCTATGAGAAGGTGTCATCCGGCGGCTTTGGCATCACTGGCTGCAGTCGTGCCATGATGGCCAACAGGATCTCATACTGTTTGGGTTTGGAAGGACCTTCTTTCCTGCTGGACACCGCTTGCTCTAGTTCGATGTATGCCTTAGACAATGCATTCAGTGCGATTCGAAATGGCGAAATCGATGCAGCAATTATTGGAGGATCTAATCTATTACTTCATCCATTTGTAACGCTGCAATTTGCAAGACTTGGTGTCTTGGCTCCCGATGGCTTCTGCCGCCCCTTCGATAAGGATGCCAGTGGCTACACTCGATCGGAGACGATCAATTGTCTCTTCTTGCAGAGGAAGCGCGACGCCAAACGAGTTTACGCTAGTGTTATTTATTCAAAGACCAACTGTGATGGCTACAAGCCAGAAGGCATTACTTATCCCTCGGGCAAGGTTCAAGAGAAACTTCTAGAGGAATTTTACAAGGAAATCGATCTGACCCCCAATGATCTGGGCTACCTGGAAGCTCATAGCACTGGTACCGTCGTTGGTGATCCAGAGGAATGCAAGGCTATCGATAGCGTGCTCTGCAGTCAAAGAGCAGAGCCTCTTTTGGTAGGATCTGTCAAGTCGAATGTAGGACACTCGGAAGCTGCCTCAGGCATTTGTTCCCTGGTCAAGGCTTGCTTTGCCTTTGAAACCGGATTAATAGCGCCGAACATTAACTTTACCGAAGTGAAGCCATCGATTACCGCACTTGCCGAAGGTCGATTGATTGTGGTCAAGGACTCGACACCGTTGCCCAAGCCTTACATCGGCATAAACTCCTTCGGCTTTGGCGGCGCTAATGCTCACGCTATTCTGAAAGCATTTCCCAAGCCGAAGACAAACTTTGGCCTACCAGAGGATGATCTGCCCAGGATTCTGACTTGGGCTGGCAGAACTGAAGATGCCATCAACGAGATCTTTAATGCCATCGAAACAAAACCGCTTGATGCCGAGTTCATTGGTCTGCTGCAGAATATACAAGAGGAGGATGTGTCGGGATTGGTGTTCCGAGGCTATGGTGTCTTCACCAAGAACGGCGTGGAACCCACGAAGGCTGTGGCCCGCGATGTCCAGCATTACACTGGCCTCAAGCGTCCCATTGTCTGGGTGTACAGTGGAATGGGTTCGCAGTGGAACGAGATGGGCTTGTCCTTGATGACAATTCCCCGATTCCGAGAATCTGTTGAAGTTTGCCACAAGACTTTGTTGCCCATGGGATTGGATCTGATCAACATCATTACCTCAGATGATCCAGCCATTTACCAGAACATCCTTAACTCATTTGTGGGCATTGCTGCCTGCCAGATTGGCCTGACTGATGTCCTGCGCTCTCTTGACTTGGAACCCGAGTACATTATTGGTCATTCCGTGGGTGAATTGGGCTGTGCCTATGCGGATGGTGGTCTGACCGCTGAGCAAATGATCCTGGCTGCTTATTACCGTGGCAAAGTCAGTGTGGATGCGGAGAAGATCAAGGGATCGATGGCTGCTGTTGGCATTGGCTATAAGACAATCAAGCAGATGCTGCCCCCAACTATTGCGGTGGCCTGCCATAATGGCGCCGACTCCTGCACCATCTCGGGACCTATTGATGATGTCGCCCAGTTTGTGGCCGAACTCAAGGCCAAGGACATCTTTGCCAAGGAAGTTCCCTGCTCAAACATTGCCTATCACTCTCACTACATTGCTCAGATGGGCCCGCCATTGCTGGCTTACATGAAGGAAACAATTCCTAACCCGAAACCAAGGACTTCCAGATGGCTGAGCACCAGTGTACCCAAGAGCGAATGGGAGCAGCCCGAGAGGAAGATTTGCTCTGCCGAATACCACACGAATAACCTGCTGAATTCTGTGCTCTTTGAAGAGACCTTCGCTCTGCTGCCCAAGAATGCACTGACCATTGAAATAGCTCCTCATGGTCTGTTGGGTGCCATTCTCAAACGTTCCATGCCCGGTGGCGTGCACATTCCTCTGACGCATCGCggaaacaagaacaacgcACTGTTCTTCATGACAGCGTTGGGCAA ACTCTATCAGAATGGCGTCATGGTGCCCGTGTCCAAGTTGTACCCCAAGGTCGACTTCCCAGTCTCACGTTCTACGCCAAGCATCAGTTCCCTTATCCGCTGGGATCACAGCGAGGACTGGTTTGTCACCAAGTATGAAAACATGAAGACCAAATCGAGTGGCGAACGCGTTTTCCCCATTAACCTCGCCAGCGACAACGAGGAGTTCATGAGCGGTCACGTCATTGATGGCAAGATCCTTGTACCCGCCACCTGCTACCTGCAGTATGTCTGGGAAACTTTCTCCTTGATGTATCACGGTCCGAGCTATATGGACGTGCCCGTCGAATTCGAGGAAGTGCAATTCCTGAGGGCTACCAACATGTCAGTGAACGGCGAGGTTGAACTAAACGTGATGATTCACTACGGCACAGGACACTTTGAG ATTACCGAAGGAGGCAGCTTGGTGGTTACAGGCAAGATTAGGGAGATTGAAAGCCCAACCATACCGGAAGTATATCACTTCAAGCAAGAATCGGACTTCCCAATGGTCTCCAGGAAGGACTTCTACAAAGAACTTAAGCTGCGTGGCTATCATTACAATGGTGCCTTCCGCGCTGTGAAGAGCGCACGCTCCGATGGACTCTACGGCCAAGTCGAATGGAACTACAACTGGGTAACTTTCATGGATGCAATGTTGCAGATCCAGATTCTGGGAACAGATTCCcgttcgttgctgttgcccacTAAGATTCGTAAGCTACGCATTAATGGCGTGCATCACTTCGATCTGATGACCAAAATGGACCCCGAAAATCGTGTCTTTGATGTCTATGTTGATCACAAGTATGATCGCATTGTTGCTGGAGGCATTGAGCTGACTGGTCTTCATGCCAGCCCAGTACAAAGACGTCGTCCTCCTGGCATCCCAGTGCTGGAGAAATACGAATTCATTCCCTATCTACCAGCTCCGGAATTATCTCCATCGAATGCCGCTCGTCTCTGTGTGCAACTAGCTCTGGAGAACATTGCAGTGATGAAGGTCAAACTAGTGGAAGTGGACACTGATGGCAGAGACACTGTGTTAGGCAAGTTCACCGAGGCGATCGAAGATTTGCCAGTCATTACCGGCGAATACATGTACCTCACTGACAGAAAGATAGAGGAAATACCCGCCATTCACATAGAGAACGGCAAATTGTCGACACTCTCAAATTACCACTTTGTGGTAGCAGGAGGCATCTGTGGCGAGCTCAACGAGGATGTGATTCAGAATGCTCAGAAGGTGCTGGTGGACAATGGTTACCTGTTGATCCGAGAACGTCCCACAACGAACCTGGCCAACCTGAAGTTGCCTGAGCAATTCCGTCTCATTACTGTGATTCCACTCGACAACAACGAGGAAGTctatttgctgctgcagaaAATCTCCAAGAAACTACAGATCCAACCAACCGTGGTCAAGGTATCCGACAATGATTCCAGCTTCGAGTGGCTCAATCAGGTGCAGTCTGCCATCAGCATAAAGAGCCCTGTCGTTGCCTACGCCTTTAAGGAGAAGCTTAATGGATTGGTTGGTTTGGTCAACTGTCTACGCAAGGAGCCCGATGGTAACCTGGTTACGTGCTTCTACATCGATGATCCGCGTGCACCCGAGTTCGATCTCTCAGATTCATTCTATGCGTCGCAGTACTCACTGGGCTTGGCCTTCAACATCTATCGTAAT GGCACCTGGGGCAGTCTTAGACATCTACAGCTGCCAGCGGTCGACGAACTGAAGCCCAGAGTAGATCACATCTATGGCAACGTGATGCAGCGCGGCGATCTCTCCTCGCTGCGTTGGTTCGAGGGACCTTTAGAGCCCGAGGATTGCATGATAAAAATCGCCTACTCCTCGCTGAACTTTAGGGACGTGATGCTTGCCACTGGCCGTTTGGCTGTCGAGCTCTATGGCAGCAATCGTATTGATCAGAGTTGTGTGCTTGGCTTCGAATATTCGGGCATCAATACGCGAACAGGTCGACGCATCATGAGTATGGTGGTTAAGGGTGGCGTCGCTTCTTATGTGGAAAAGCCGTCAAAGCTCATCTGGGACATTCCCGACCACTGGTCTCTGCAGGAGGCAGCCACCGTTCCCGTTGTCTACATCACAGTTTACTATGCCTTCTTTATGGCCACCGACATTCGCAAGGGAAAGAGCATTCTTATACACGCCGGAACCGGAGGAATCGGGTTGGCTGCAATTCGCGTGGCCTTAGCCTACAACCTGGAGGTGTTTACCACTTGCAGTACTCCACAGAAGAAGCAGTTCTTGCTCGACACCTTCCCTCAGCTCAAGG AGTCGAACATTGGCAATTCCCGTGACACTTCATTTGAGCGCATGATACAGCGAGAGACCGATGGCAAGGGAGTTGACTTTGTGCTGAACTCGCTCTCTGAGGACAAGCTGCTGGCATCTGTGCGGTGCTTGGGACAATCGGGCCACTTCCTCGAGATTGGCAAATTTGATATGGCTAACGACAGCAAACTCGGCTTGGGCGCCTTCCTCAAAGAACTTACCTTCCACGCCGTCTTGGCCGACAGCCTTTTGGTGGCATCTGATGAAGACATTTGG CACTTGAAGAACCTCATTGACTTGGATATTGCCAGTGGCATCATCCAGCCGCTGCCAGTCACCGTCTTCCCTGCCCACGAAATCGAGCAAGCCTTCCGACACCTCATAGGTGGCAAGCACATTGGCAAGGTTATCATCAAGGTGCGCGAAACTCCCGAGGCTCCCGAGACACTTCCTGTGCGTGTACTCAGCCAAGTCTACTTCAAGCCACACATGAGTTACGTTATTCCCGGTGGACTGGGTGGTTTTGGCATGGAGCTGGCTGATTGGATGGCGCTGCGAGGTGCTCGCAAGCTGGTGCTTAGCTCCAGTCGTGGCATAAGCAAGGATTATCAGTCCTACAGAATTGC TCTTTGGAAGACCTATGGCTGCGATGTAGTGGTTAACACATCTGACATTTCCACATTGGAAGGTTGTCGCCATCTGCTGCAAGATGCAGCCAAGCTGGGTCCAGTCGGTGGCATCTTCAACCTGGCTGTTGCTCTGCGAGATGGCATCTTTGCCAATCAAACTGCCGAGCAGTTCGTAGAGAGCTTCTCACCCAAAGCAGTGGCCACCAATCACTTGGATGTGTTATCCCGCCAACTGTGTCCGCATCTTGAACACTTTGTAGTCTTCTCCAGCGTGTCCTGCGGTCGTGGCAATGCTGGACAAACCAACTACGGCATGGCCAACTCTGCGATGGAGCGCATCATTGAGGGACGCTACAGGGATGGACTGCCAGCCAAGGCTATTCAATGGGGCGCTGTTGGTGAAGTGGGACTTGTGGCTGATATGGCAGAGGATAAGATTGACATGGAAATTGGTGGCACACTGCAGCAGCGCATTTCATCCTGCCTCCAGGAATTGGATACCTTGCTCACAGCCAAGGCAGCAATTGTGGCCAGCATGGTGGTTGCTGAGAAGCGTTCGGGTCGCTCTGGAAACGAAAGTATTATCGATACAGTGATGAATATCATGGGCATTAGGGATCTCAAGTCGGTTTCCCTGGGCACCACCCTCTCCGAGATGGGCATGGACTCACTCATGGCTGTGGAGATAAAGCAAACTCTTGAACGCGACTTTGAGCTGGTACTCACACCTCAAGATCTGCGAGCACTCACCTTCCAGAAGCTGCAGGAATATGTCGAAGCCAGAGAGAAGGACAACACTGATGCCGTAAAGATGATATTCGCATCCGAGGGCAAGCTCTTGGGCATGGATCTACTGCTACGCAATCTGGGCGATGAATCTCACTGTGATCAAATCATGTTTGCCCTTAAAACAAATGCGGCGCCTTCAAAGCAAAGTGTGCCGCCCAACATAATCATTCCTGGTATGGAGGGCACAGCAGGTCAAGCCTGGTACAACATTGGCTCAAGCTTACAGAGCAGAGCGAATGTGCTGCAATTGCATCAGTTTGCTGGCCTGGAAACAGTCAGCGAGATCGGACAGCAAGCTCTGGAG CACGTGAAAGCGCAGCTGAAGCCATCAGATCCCTTCTACCTCATTGGCTACTCATACGGCTCCTTTGTGGCCCTGCAGCTGGCTGCACTCCTTGAGAACCTTGGCTTCCGTGGCCATGTCATGCTCATTGATGGTGCGCCGCATTTCCTTAAAAGACTAACAAATCTCCACCTGGGCGAGAACTTCTCAGACAACGATCTCTATGACCTGCTCTTCTCGAGCATTGTCAACCAAATCTTCCCCGAGGAGACCAAGGAGTCGGCAGCCGTCATCTTCCACAAGCTCGACACGCTGCAGGAGAAGATGGATCTGTTCATGGAGTATGTGGACAAGCAGAGCGCCTACAGCAAGGATTACTCCCGCACCATGGTCGAGGCCATGTTCCGCAGAGTGAAAATGGCAGCCAACTTTGACTTGGACAGCGTAAAAGACTTGAAGTCACCTATTACCTTAGTGCGACCCGCAGAGGTCTCGCTGCAGGACATCGAGGAGGACTATTGCGTGTCGCAGCTGACATCGGGCAAGGTGACGCTCAAAGTGATCGAGGGCAATCACACAACCATGCTGGATAATCCCGTGCTTCCACAGCTGATCAATGACTTTGATCCTGGTCTGCTGGACGACAAGAACTTCGAAGAGTACATTCGAGACTCGAAGGCAGTCGCCGTGGTCTAA
- the LOC117575479 gene encoding phenoloxidase-activating factor 2 — protein sequence MSAAIILTVALLAVASAAPQQSSSILDRNIADIFNTDPSSATPTQISPSPTPAQTRNPGAGTGIGRVVTPDPIDASNPVIDFNSVSGKQANCNCVPYYMCDPSTNSITEDESFDGFGQIDIRFSDDDPVCPSSVDVCCAGNRTRDVVLNPTPLEKRPDQPKGCGIRNVGLDFTLTGATQNEAGFGEFPWTIALLHANNYSLFCGGSLIHPQVVLTAVHCVASHAPGTFLVRAGEWDAQTTRERLPYQELRAQRIITHPQFKVRNVANDFALVILTEPFKLADHINVVCLPPQGATPAAGTTCYSTGWGKDVFGAAGKYSVIMKRVPLPVVDFNTCQTQFRGTRLGPKFALDRSFMCAGGQRGIDTCQGDGGAPLACPIGLASENRYQQSGIVAWGIGCNDAVPAAYANVATARSWIDQQMLANGFDTSTYTA from the coding sequence ATGTCGGCTGCAATTATCTTGACTGTTGCTCTGCTGGCGGTTGCCAGTGCTGCACCACAGCAATCCTCATCGATCTTGGACCGCAACATTGCAGATATCTTCAACACAGATCCAAGCTCGGCAACGCCAACTCAGATCTCGCCATCGCCAACGCCAGCGCAGACCAGAAACCCAGGCGCAGGCACTGGCATTGGCCGTGTAGTGACTCCCGATCCAATCGATGCCAGCAATCCGGTGATTGACTTCAACTCCGTCAGTGGCAAGCAAGCAAACTGCAACTGTGTGCCCTACTACATGTGCGATCCCTCGACGAACAGCATCACCGAGGACGAATCCTTCGACGGCTTTGGACAGATTGACATTCGCTTTAGCGACGACGATCCCGTCTGTCCCTCCTCCGTCGATGTTTGCTGTGCCGGCAACCGCACTCGCGACGTAGTCTTGAATCCCACACCGTTGGAAAAGAGACCGGATCAACCAAAAGGCTGCGGCATACGCAATGTGGGTTTGGACTTTACGCTGACGGGCGCCACACAGAACGAGGCTGGTTTCGGCGAGTTCCCCTGGACAATTGCCTTGCTGCATGCCAACAACTATAGTTTGTTCTGCGGTGGCTCCCTCATCCATCCACAGGTGGTGCTGACGGCCGTACATTGTGTGGCATCGCATGCTCCCGGCACTTTCCTGGTTCGCGCTGGCGAGTGGGATGCACAGACAACGAGGGAGCGATTGCCATACCAGGAGCTACGCGCACAACGGATCATTACACATCCGCAGTTCAAGGTGCGGAATGTGGCCAACGATTTTGCGCTCGTCATCTTGACGGAACCATTCAAACTGGCGGATCACATTAATGTGGTTTGTCTGCCGCCCCAAGGAGCCACGCCCGCTGCTGGCACCACCTGCTACTCCACCGGCTGGGGCAAGGATGTGTTTGGCGCCGCCGGCAAGTACAGCGTCATCATGAAGCGCGTGCCGCTGCCTGTGGTCGATTTCAATACCTGCCAGACGCAGTTCCGTGGTACTCGCCTTGGCCCCAAGTTCGCCCTGGATCGCTCGTTCATGTGTGCGGGAGGCCAGCGAGGCATCGACACTTGCCAGGGCGACGGTGGCGCCCCACTCGCCTGCCCCATTGGCCTTGCCTCCGAGAATCGTTACCAGCAAAGCGGCATTGTTGCCTGGGGCATTGGCTGCAATGACGCAGTTCCTGCGGCCTATGCCAACGTTGCCACCGCTCGCAGCTGGATTGACCAGCAGATGTTGGCCAACGGCTTTGACACCAGCACCTACACGGCCTAA